The window CGGAAATTGTTGGCATGCTGCCGGAAGGTAACTGGGTAACTCGCGCCCCAACGCTTCGCCGCAAAGCGATTCTGCTGGCGAAAGTGCAGGATGAAGCCGGACATGGCCTGTACCTCTACAGCGCCGCCGAAACCCTCGGCTGCGCCCGTGAAGATCTGTATCAGAAGATGCTCGACGGGCAGATGAAGTACTCCTCCATTTTTAACTATCCAACCCTAACCTGGGCCGATATCGGCGTTATCGGTTGGCTGGTTGATGGTGCTGCGATCGTCAATCAGGTGGCGCTGTGTCGCACCTCCTACGGCCCGTATGCCCGGGCGATGGTCAAAATCTGCAAAGAAGAGAGCTTCCACCAGCGTCAGGGTTTTGAGGCCTGCATGGCGCTTGCCGCGGGCAGCGAAGAACAGCGTCAAATGTTGCAAGACGCCATCAACCGATTCTGGTGGCCAGCGCTGATGATGTTCGGCCCGAGCGATGACAACTCGCCGAACAGCGCCCGCAGCATGGCGTGGAAAATCAAACTGCACTCCAACGACGAATTGCGTCAGCGCTTTGTCGACAACACCGTCCCACAGGTGGAAATCCTCGGCATGCAGGTGCCGGACGCTGACCTGACGCTTGACGAAGCTACCGGTCACTACCGCTACGGCGAAATTGACTGGCAGGAACTTAATGAAGTCATCAACGGGCGTGGCATCTGTAACCACGAACGTCTGGGCGCAAAGCGCAAAGCCTGGGAAGAGGGGGCATGGGTGCGCGAAGCCGCGCTGGCGCATGCCGAAAAACAGCAGGCCCGCAGCGCCGCCTAAGGAGAATAAAGATGAGCAAAACATACTGGCCGTTATACGAAGTGTTTGTCCGCAGCAAACAAGGTTTGTCTCACCGTCACGTCGGCAGCCTGCACGCCGCCGATGACCAGATGGCGCTGGAAAATGCCCGTGATGCCTACACCCGTCGCAGCGAAGGTTGTTCGATTTGGGTGGTGAAGGCGAGCGAAATCGTCGCCTCGCAGCCGGAAGAACGCGGTGCGTTTTTCGACCCCGCAGAGAGCAAAGTTTACCGTCACCCGACGTTCTACACCGTGCCGGATGGCATGGAACATATGTGAGGCAACGATGAATAACCTGAATCCCGTTGCCACCTATGCCCTGCGTCTGGGCGATAACGGCCTGGTGCTGGCCCAGCGTTTAGGCGCGTGGTGCGGTCATGCGCCGGAGCTGGAGATTGACCTGGCGCTGGCCAATATCGGCCTCGACCTGCTGGGTCAGGCGCGTAATTTCCTCAGCTATGCCGCCGAACTCAACGGCAGCGGCGACGAAGATACGCTGGCCTTTGGTCGCGATGAACGCCAGTTCCGCAATTTGCTGCTGGTCGAACAGCCTAACGGCAACTTTGCCGACACCATCGCCCGTCAGTTTTTTATCGACGTCTGGCACGTGGCGCTGTTCAGCCGCCTTATTAACAGCCGCGACGCGCAGCTTGCCGCTATCGCCGCCAAAGGGCTGAAAGAAGTGCGCTATCACCAGCGTTTTAGTCGCGGCTGGCTGGAACGTCTGGGCAACGGCACCGAACACTCGGCAAACCTGATGCAGCAAGCGGTGGACAGCCTGTGGC of the Citrobacter freundii genome contains:
- the paaA gene encoding 1,2-phenylacetyl-CoA epoxidase subunit PaaA, whose protein sequence is MTEEHSFDQRIAQDTAIEPQDWMPDAYRKTLIRQIGQHAHSEIVGMLPEGNWVTRAPTLRRKAILLAKVQDEAGHGLYLYSAAETLGCAREDLYQKMLDGQMKYSSIFNYPTLTWADIGVIGWLVDGAAIVNQVALCRTSYGPYARAMVKICKEESFHQRQGFEACMALAAGSEEQRQMLQDAINRFWWPALMMFGPSDDNSPNSARSMAWKIKLHSNDELRQRFVDNTVPQVEILGMQVPDADLTLDEATGHYRYGEIDWQELNEVINGRGICNHERLGAKRKAWEEGAWVREAALAHAEKQQARSAA
- the paaB gene encoding 1,2-phenylacetyl-CoA epoxidase subunit PaaB: MSKTYWPLYEVFVRSKQGLSHRHVGSLHAADDQMALENARDAYTRRSEGCSIWVVKASEIVASQPEERGAFFDPAESKVYRHPTFYTVPDGMEHM
- the paaC gene encoding 1,2-phenylacetyl-CoA epoxidase subunit PaaC, with translation MNNLNPVATYALRLGDNGLVLAQRLGAWCGHAPELEIDLALANIGLDLLGQARNFLSYAAELNGSGDEDTLAFGRDERQFRNLLLVEQPNGNFADTIARQFFIDVWHVALFSRLINSRDAQLAAIAAKGLKEVRYHQRFSRGWLERLGNGTEHSANLMQQAVDSLWRFTGELFLADELEIELIAQGIAVDPRELQAEWQATVHTALLDSGLQIPQEAAFRSGGKQGLHSEHLGPMLAEMQYLQRAYPGQQW